From Streptomyces sp. NBC_01551:
CGGCTTCTACGCCCCCGGGACCTACCGCGACGACCCGCTCGTGTCCCCCTTCGACCCGCAGCGGCCGATCCCGTGGGTGTACGGGCACTCGCTGCGCGACGACCGGCCCGTCCTGGTCCCGGCCCGGCTGGTGCACTACAGCGCGGGCCTCGCCGCCGACAACTTCGTCTTCGAGTGCTCCAACGGCTGCGCGATCGGCAGCTGCCTGGAGGAGGCGCTGCTCGGGGCGCTGCTCGAACTCGTGGAGCGGGACGCCTTCCTGATCGGCTGGTACGGCGGGCTTCCGCTGACCGAGATCGACCTGTCGACGGTGCCGGGCACGGCGGTGCGCACGATGGCCGACCGGGCGGCGCTCCAGGGGTACGACGTGCACGCCTTCGACAACCGCGTCGATCTCGCGGTACCGGTGGTGACGGGGCTGGCGGTGCGGCGCGACGGCGGTCCGGGGCTGTTCTCCTTCGGCGCCGGCGCGGCCCTCGATCCGGCGACGGCGGTGGAGGCCGCGCTGTCGGAAGTCCTCACGTACATTCCGCACCTGCCCCGCCAGGTCGAGGAGCGGCGCGGCGAACTGGAGGCGATGGCACAGGACTTCGGCCGGGTGCTGCACCTGAAGGACCATGCCCAGCTGTACGGGCTGCCGGCGATGGCCGAGTACGTGCGGCCCTACCGGGAGCCGGTGGCGGTGCGCCCGATGGACGAGGTCTACCGCTCCTGGACGGAGCACGGGCGCCCGCGCACCGGTGACCTGCGCGACGATCTGCTGTGCTGCGTGGCCGAGTTGACGCGGGCGGGGCACGACGTCGTCGTCGTCGACCAGACGACGCCCGAGCAGCGCCGGATCGGGCTGCGCACGGTGTGCGCGGTGGTGCCGGGGCTGCTGCCGATCGACTTCGGCTGGTCCCGGCAGCGGGCACCGTACCTGCCGCGGCTGCGCACCGCGCCCCGGCGGGCGGGGCTGCGGGCGGCCGACCTCACCGAGGCCGAAGTCCGCATGGTCCCGCACCCGTTCCCGTAACCGCTCACCGATCCCCTGACGGGCGGATGCCCCGGTCCTCGCGTCGGCGAGGGCCGGGGCATCGGCGTCCGCGCGGCCTGACGGGTCAGGCGGAGCAGGAGGTGGTGCTGGTGGTCGAGGAGCAGGTCGAGGTGGAGCTGCAGCTCGTGGAACCGGCGAGCACGACCTCGCTGGCGTCCGAGTAGTCGGAGATCTCGAAGGTCTCGGACTCCAGCTCCAGGATCTCGTCCGCGAGCGAGGCGAGAGGCGACTTCTCCATGATGACTCCTTCTGAGTACGGGGCGGCACCGGTCTGTGCCGTGCCGGTCTCCATCAGAGCCGGTGGCGCCGTCACCGCAGCCGTCGCGGCGCTGACACTCCTCTGACACAAGGTGTCAGCGCCCTGCCGCACCCCCTCCGGTACGACTGTCCGATCATGACGGCATGACCGGCCCCGCACCCGTCCCCGCATCCGCGCCGCTCGCCCGGCTGGACGCGCACCTGCGCGCCCTGACGACGCTCTACCTGGAGCTGCACCGGGATCCCGAGCTGTCGGGCGCGGAGCGGCGTACGGCGGACCGCTTCGCCGGCCGGCTGGAGGCGGCGGGGTTCGCGACCACGCGCGGCATCGGCGGCCACGGCGTGGCCGGGGTGCTGCGCAACGGCGACGGGCCCACGGTCCTGCTGCGGGCCGAACTCGACGCCCTGCCGGTGCGGGAGGCGAGCGGCCTTCCGTACGCGGCCGACGGGGAGGCGGCGCACGCCTGCGGGCACGATCTGCATCTGGCCGCGGCGGCGGGCGCCGCCACGCTGCTGGCCGAGACGCCGGGGGCCTGGCGCGGCACCCTCGTGGTGGCCGGGCAGCCGGCCGAGGAGACGCTGGAGGGGGCGCGGGCGATGCTGGCCGACGGCCTCTACCGGCGGTGCGGCCGCCCGGACGACGTACTGGCCCAGCACGCCGCCCCGCTGCCGGCCGGGATGGTCGCGCACGGGTACGGGCCGATGACGGCCGGGAGCGTCACCTTCCGGGTGGTGGTGCACGGCCGCGGCGGCCACGCGGGCGCCCCGCACCTCGCCGTGGACCCCGTCGTCGCGGCGGCCCACGTGGTGACCCGGCTGCAGACGGTGGTGGCGCGGGAGGCCGCCCCTGCGGAGCAGGTCGCGGTGACCGTCGGCTCGTTCCGGGCCGGCGACCGGGCCAACGTCATCCCGGACCGCGCCGAACTGGCCCTCACCGTCCGGGCGGTGAGCGAGGCCTCGCTGGCCCGGGCCGCCGACGCGGTGGAACGGATCGTGCGCGCCGAGTGCACCGCCGCGGCCTGCCCCCGGGACCCGGAGATCGTCCGGGTGTCCGCCTCCCCCGTCACCCACCCCGATCCAGGGGTCACGGCGGCCGTACGGGAGGCACACGCGGCCGAGTTCGGGGCGGAGCGGGTGGCGATGTGGCCGCCCTCGCTGGCGACGGAGGACTTCGCGCTGTTCGGCGACGCGGGCGTGGACGTGCACGGCGAGCGGGGCATCCGGCTCGGCTACTGGATGCTGGGCACGGTCGGCCCGGCCGCCTGGTCCCGCGCCCCCGGGACGACGGCGGCCGAGAAGCTGGCGGCCCTGCCGGCCAACCACGCCCCCGACTTCGCCCCGGACGTCCGCAGCGCCCTGCCGGCCGGCGTCCGGGCCCTGACGGTGGCCGCGCTGGCCCGCCTCGGCACCCCGTAGGCGCGGCGGAACGCCGCTTTCCGGTCAGCCTGGGTGGCCGTCCGGTGAACCGTGCGCGGCCTGAGGAAGGTCAACCGTTGGTCAATGGCTGGTCAACGGCCTGCGATGGGCACGGCACCCCGGTCGTCACCCTCCGTCCGCATGTGATCGCGAAGGGCACACACCCCGCCTGAGCTGCCAGAACGACCGTTCGGTCGTCGATATGCGAACGGTGTGTCCGTAAATCGGTCATCGATGTGCGCGCACCCTTCACACCGGCAAGACTCGGCGACGTCCACTCGACACACCGCAGCCAAATGCTGCGTCTGCCCTTCGAATTGAAAGAGAGTACCGTCGTGCGTCACCGCATCGCTGCTGTCTCCGCCGCCGCCCTCCTCGCCCTGGCCGCCGGCGCCACGGGCATCGCGCAGGCACAGCCCGCGAGCCTGTACGCCCCGTCCGCCGTGGTCCTCGCCGTCGCCCAGGGCGACGACGGGGTGACCGTCGTACGCGCGTCCACCCTCAGCTGCGCACCGACCGCCCAGGGCACGCACCCCAACCCCCGGGCCGCCTGCACGGCCCTCGCCGCCACCGCCGGCACCCTCGACGGGCTCCTCGCCGCCCCGAACCCCGACCGCGCCTGTCCGATGCACTACGACCCCGTCACCGTCACCGCGGACGGCGTCTGGCAGGGCAAGCGCATCTCCTGGAAGCACAGCTTCTCCAACGCGTGCGCCATGTCCGCGACCCTCAACGGCAACCCGGTCTTCGCCTTCTGACCACCTCCGAGCACCTCTGACCGGCTCTCCCGGCGCGGCGTGCGCACGCCGCGCCGGGAGGGGGGTCGCAGCTCGATCATCGGCCGTCGCATCCTTGGACTGAGCGAATCGCGCACTCGCGCGCCACGCCACCCGAGCGATCAGGAGGATCCGATGAACGCCGCCGGAGAAGGACCGCAGCTGCCGGACGCGGTCAGCGTCGCCAATGCGAAGACGACGCTCCTCCAGCTCCTCGCCCGGGCGGGCGTCTACACCGGCGACGCGGAGGAACTGATCGGACTCGTCGCGGCCGGCTCCCTGGCCCGCGCGTACGAGGAGATCGCCGCCGGCGCGCGGACCGCTCCGGGGGACAAGGGCGAACCGTACGACTCCGGCTGGCTCGACGGCGCCCGCGATGTCGTCGACGCGCTCGGCGGCATCGCGGACCAGGCCGTGCGCCAGGCCGTGGGAGCGGACGCGTCCGACCCCTCCGATCCGTCGGCCGGCTCCCCGGAGGACCGCCCGCGCGTACGGCGGATGGAGGTGGAGCGGGCCCAGGTGGCGGTCTCCCCGCTCTACCTCTCCTTCGCCTCCGTCTCCGACTTCGACCCCGAGGTCACCACCGAGGTGCTCACGGCCGTCCTCGGCACGCTGGGCTCCCGGCAGCGGGCCCTGTACGCCGGACGCCTCACGGAGTTCAGCTCGGCCCATCAGGCCCGCCTGGAGCGGCTGTACGCGGAGTACGGACCCGGCAGCGCGATCGCGATCCACGGCCGCTACTCCCTCATCCACTCCCCCACCAGCCTCGCCGTCCTGGAGCGCCTGGCCACGGCCCCGGCCGCCCTGCGCGAGGAATGGGACGCCGGCGAACTGCCCCCGGCCTGGCTGGACGGCCTGACCACGGCCTGGGACGCCTCGGCCTGAATCCCCGAACCCATCGCGGGGAGATCGCGGGGAGATTGTCCTATTGGATCAATCCTCTCGACTGCTTACTATGCGCCATAGTCGATCACTCCGAAGTGCAGGTGGTCTACGGCCCCGGGATCACCCACGGGCTTCGGCTGAGGCGCCTTGCACCATGTCGAGAGGGGGGCCGATGGGGCCTGACCTGGAAGTTCCGCCGCTCTTCACTCCCATCCCGTCTGCGATCCATCCGGCACACGCGGAGATAGACGTCCAGACCGCGGCTTGGGCCGAAACGTTTCGCATCGGGTCCGAAGAGCTGCGCGGCCGACTGGTGAGGCAGGACATCGGCATGTTCGCGGCCAGGATCCTCCCGGAGGGCCGCGAGGGAACCGTCTCCCTCCTCGCGGACTTCATCCTCTGGCTCTTCGGCGTCGACGACGGGCACTGCGAGGAGGGGGAACTCGGCAACCACCCCGGCGACTTGGCCGGCGTCCTCTCGCGGCTGCTGCGGGTCGCGCAGAACCCCGAGGCCCCCATGCTGCTGGACGACCCGCTCTCCGCCGGGCTGCGCGACCTGCGCTACAGAGCCGACCACTACGGAACGGCCGGACAAGTCGCCCGCTGGGTGGACACGTTGCGCGAGTACTTCTTCTCCGTGGTCTGGGAGGCCTCCCACCGCAGCACGGGCACGGTGCCCGATCTCAACGACTACACCCTGATGCGCCTCTATTCCGGCGCCACTTCGGTGGTGTTCCCGATGCTGGAAATGGGCGGTGGGTACGAACTCCAGCCGCACGAGCGGGACCGTACGACGGTGCGCGCCGCGGCCGAGATGGCGTCATTCATCATCACCTGGGACAACGACATCTTCTCCCACCACAAGGAGCGGACCGGGGCGGGCTACTACCTGAACGTCCTGCGGGTGCTGGAGGACGAGCAGGGCCTCGACGCCGCCCAGGCGCTGGACGTGGCGATCGCCCAGCGGGACCGCGCGATGTGCCTGTTCACACGGCTCAGCACCCGTCTGGCCACGGAGGGAAGCCCGCAGCTTCGCCAATACCTTCAGGGCCTCGGGTCCTTCATACGGGGCGCCCAGGACTGGGGCATCAGCTCCCTGCGGTACAGCTCCCCCGACGACCCGGCCGGCATCCCCTCCGTGTTCCGCGACACGCCGACCGACTCCCGGCACGAACCGCTCGGCATTCCCGCCGTCGACTGGTGGTGGGACCTGCTCCCGGAATCCGCGCCGCTGCCCGACTCCGTATCCGCGGACCGGAGCGCGTAGAGCGGCCGGCCCGCACGCGGCGGCCCGGGGCCTCGCGCGCGGAGACGACCGGTTCCCGGTGACGGCGTTCGGGACCGGGCACGCGATCGCTCCACGCGACGTGAGGCCGCCCCGTCAGCTCCGGCGGGGTTCGACGGTCATCAGGATGCGGTCGGCACGCGCCACCGCGGAGGCGACTTCCCGCGGCGTGTGCCCCGGAACCGGTGTGAGGCGCCACCGGGAGAGCAGCGTCGCGATGGCTATGGTCACCTCCGCCCAGACGAAGGTGTCGCCGATGCACTTGCGGTTGCCCGCGCCGAACGGGACGTAGGCCTCGCGTCCGAGTCCCGCCTCGGCCTGGCGGTGCGGCAGCCAGCGGTCGGGGTCGAAGCTGTCGGGGTTCGCGTAGAGGTCCGGATCCCGGTGTACGGCGTAGAGACTGAACGCCACCTCGGTGCCCACGGGAAGGGTGAAGCCGCCCAGCTCGACGGGGACCGTGTTGCGGCGCATGAGCAGCGTCACGCCGTGCAGGCGGATCACCTCGTCGATGACCCGCCGCAGGCACACGAGCCGGGGAACGTCCGAGATGGAGACCGGCCCGTCGCCGACGACGTCC
This genomic window contains:
- a CDS encoding amidohydrolase, encoding MTGPAPVPASAPLARLDAHLRALTTLYLELHRDPELSGAERRTADRFAGRLEAAGFATTRGIGGHGVAGVLRNGDGPTVLLRAELDALPVREASGLPYAADGEAAHACGHDLHLAAAAGAATLLAETPGAWRGTLVVAGQPAEETLEGARAMLADGLYRRCGRPDDVLAQHAAPLPAGMVAHGYGPMTAGSVTFRVVVHGRGGHAGAPHLAVDPVVAAAHVVTRLQTVVAREAAPAEQVAVTVGSFRAGDRANVIPDRAELALTVRAVSEASLARAADAVERIVRAECTAAACPRDPEIVRVSASPVTHPDPGVTAAVREAHAAEFGAERVAMWPPSLATEDFALFGDAGVDVHGERGIRLGYWMLGTVGPAAWSRAPGTTAAEKLAALPANHAPDFAPDVRSALPAGVRALTVAALARLGTP
- a CDS encoding TOMM precursor leader peptide-binding protein; translated protein: MTPPSLVAPAGAVPALAPDGAPLEAARRDLARALEPLGAVVVTLGVHDALGPRAADPFAAVRPGATVHLSAREILVGPWGGDGTAPACGQCLAMRRQRLRSRSERDALETGSAVGTAAGPEWPRLSPYVHDAVHALHEAVLGGQAAAPDGSAADRALPQVSRLDLETLRIRTYPLLADPLCPDCGPRGTDAPRPFTPESRPKPDPGAQRLRAASSYPMPYAALANPVTGVLGGGTWLNVTSPTTAPVAGSVFMRGYAGLTDVTWSGQANSFAASRDLAYLEGLERYAGTHRRTGNSLLTASYAELGERALDPAECGFYAPGTYRDDPLVSPFDPQRPIPWVYGHSLRDDRPVLVPARLVHYSAGLAADNFVFECSNGCAIGSCLEEALLGALLELVERDAFLIGWYGGLPLTEIDLSTVPGTAVRTMADRAALQGYDVHAFDNRVDLAVPVVTGLAVRRDGGPGLFSFGAGAALDPATAVEAALSEVLTYIPHLPRQVEERRGELEAMAQDFGRVLHLKDHAQLYGLPAMAEYVRPYREPVAVRPMDEVYRSWTEHGRPRTGDLRDDLLCCVAELTRAGHDVVVVDQTTPEQRRIGLRTVCAVVPGLLPIDFGWSRQRAPYLPRLRTAPRRAGLRAADLTEAEVRMVPHPFP
- a CDS encoding selina-4(15),7(11)-diene synthase, whose product is MGPDLEVPPLFTPIPSAIHPAHAEIDVQTAAWAETFRIGSEELRGRLVRQDIGMFAARILPEGREGTVSLLADFILWLFGVDDGHCEEGELGNHPGDLAGVLSRLLRVAQNPEAPMLLDDPLSAGLRDLRYRADHYGTAGQVARWVDTLREYFFSVVWEASHRSTGTVPDLNDYTLMRLYSGATSVVFPMLEMGGGYELQPHERDRTTVRAAAEMASFIITWDNDIFSHHKERTGAGYYLNVLRVLEDEQGLDAAQALDVAIAQRDRAMCLFTRLSTRLATEGSPQLRQYLQGLGSFIRGAQDWGISSLRYSSPDDPAGIPSVFRDTPTDSRHEPLGIPAVDWWWDLLPESAPLPDSVSADRSA
- a CDS encoding SSI family serine proteinase inhibitor is translated as MRHRIAAVSAAALLALAAGATGIAQAQPASLYAPSAVVLAVAQGDDGVTVVRASTLSCAPTAQGTHPNPRAACTALAATAGTLDGLLAAPNPDRACPMHYDPVTVTADGVWQGKRISWKHSFSNACAMSATLNGNPVFAF
- a CDS encoding thiazolylpeptide-type bacteriocin; this encodes MEKSPLASLADEILELESETFEISDYSDASEVVLAGSTSCSSTSTCSSTTSTTSCSA